The following is a genomic window from Verrucomicrobiota bacterium.
GCAGCGGGTTGACGATGACCCGGTCGGCATAGAACTCCATAAAATTCAACCCGCCGAACGCAGCAGTGTAGTGATCCTGCTTCCCGCCGGCAAAACCCAGGTCGCCCCGTTCGATCTCGTAGGCGAGGCGGGCGTTCTCGTGCGCACTCAACGGCGCCCCGAGGTATTCACCCAAAGCTTGAACCAGCGCTACCACCAGCGTGGATGACGATCCCAGGCCGGACCCCGGCGGGGCATCGCAGTGGGTCTCGATCGAAATGGATAAAGGTTTCCTATCCCCGAATTCCCTCGCAAACCGGTTGTAGACTCCCGCATGCAATTCCAAGCCTTCCATCGAGGGAAGGGCTTCACCCGTGCGACCGTTCCAGGAGACCTTACCATCGGCCGCGAGCAACTCTACCCGGCCATCGTCGCGAGGCGTAATGGCGGCGTGCGCATACCGGTCGATAGCGGCGTTCAAAACGAAACCGCCATACCGGTCCGAAAAGGGCGAAATGTCCGTTCCCCCACCGGCAAAACCGAGCCGCAGCGGCGCCCGCGCTCTAATCTGGTTAAATGAAACTTCTGATTGCATACACCCGGATCGCCCGATTCTCCTCTAGATTAGAATGCCCGGCCCGTCAACGCCTTGAATCTGCAGGCTCGTTAGACCACTGATAACAAGTCGATCTTAGATAACTCTTCGATCTTTTTATACGCTTGTCGGCCCCCGTGGTTCGGGCTTCCTCGCCAATGACGGACGAAACCGGCCCCTTCCCGGCAGGCCGTCTCCCGGCCCGCCGGCCCTAAGG
Proteins encoded in this region:
- a CDS encoding dehydrogenase — protein: MQSEVSFNQIRARAPLRLGFAGGGTDISPFSDRYGGFVLNAAIDRYAHAAITPRDDGRVELLAADGKVSWNGRTGEALPSMEGLELHAGVYNRFAREFGDRKPLSISIETHCDAPPGSGLGSSSTLVVALVQALGEYLGAPLSAHENARLAYEIERGDLGFAGGKQDHYTAAFGGLNFMEFYADRVIVNPLPIRQKLRAELESSLLLVYTAVRRPSARLMHEQVQNVSRGDQNALRAMHVLKAEAVTMKRAILNGDFDGLVTAMQTSWAAKKRVANGISNPRIDELYEVAMKAGARAGKVSGAGGGGFMMFIVDPLKRKRVMNCLQELAEYVSTCRFVERGVLSWKVM